Part of the Dehalococcoidia bacterium genome, CAGTCGGGCCCGTGGGGAGGAACGGCAAGGCCCCCAAGCGCCTTGTTCCCGACCCTGAGATGGCCCCCCAGGTGGAGCGCCTGTTCCGCCTCTTCGCCGCCGGGGGATACTCTCTCAATGCCCTGGCCCGCGAAGCCGACGCTATGGGCCTGAGAAGCCACACGGGGCACCCTCTGGCGCGCTCGGCCATCGCTTCCCTCTTGCGCAACCCCGCTTACATCGGCCAGGTGGTCTACAATCGGCGCTCCCTGAGCAAGTTCGAAAAGCGCGGCAAGAGACCCCCGACGGAGTGGGTCACGGCCCCGGGCCAGCACAAGCCCCTGGTAGAACGCGAGGTATTTGAGACAGTCGGCGAGCTACTGGCCCGCCATCGGAGAGCCTACGGGTGCTTTACTGGCGGGCGGCCTTTGCTCACGGGCGTGTTGTTCTGCGGGGCGTGCGGCAGCAAGATGCTGGGCCGCGTGAAGGGCAGGCCAAGGAAGGGAGAGGGCCAGGCCCGTTACTACTACACGGCTTATCAGTGCTACCGCTACCAGTTGTACCGGGATTGCGCCAACGGCGGATACTACGGCGGCAAGACCCTGGAGGATTGGGCCAGGGGCCAGCTTCGCCGCCTGCCTATCACCGAGGCGGACCGGCGCGCTGCGATGACTGAGGTCCACCGCATCATAAACGGCCAGGCAGGAGACACGGATGCCCAGCGCAAGGCCCTGGAGCAAGAACGCGACGCTCACCTGGCCGAATTGAAGGCCCTGTCCTGGCGGCTCGTCCGCGACGAGATACCCGCGTCCGTCTACGCCGAGATGCGGAAGGAGAAAGAGGCCGCCGTTCAGGACATCGAGCGGCGGATCGCCGAGCTATCCCGCGCCGAGAGCCTGGACGACCAGGCGAGTGAGGCCCTGGCTTTCCTGGCAAATGTCAACTGGGATGACTTCGATGCCCAGGCATGGAAAGAAGCGCTGGCCGTACTTGTGGAGCGCGTTGTCGTGGAAGGTCGGGGAAGCTACCGCATCGAGTGGCGCCCTGGCGTTGCCGAACTGCTAGGCGACCCCAATCCGTCCGCATGAAGCTGAGTATGGTCAAACTGTCCTGCTAGTGTCCTCGAACTTGTACGCCACCGCCTTCGCCTTGAGCTGGACGATGGCCGCCTCCAGGTCCTGGATGTTGGAGCGGGTGCGGGCCAGGAACGCGTCCACGTCCGCGTCGCCGCCGAGGATTTTGAGCGTGGCGGTGACCTGCGTGAACGTGGGCGTGGACTCGGCCCAGGTGTCGCCCACGTCGTAGAAGCCCGCCGTCGCCGCGGCGTTCTCCTGGTTGTAGGTCAGCCCGTTGCCGACCACCTCCACGAACGGGAGCAGTTGCAGGATGGGGCTTTCCTGGACGATAGTCTCCATGACGCCCGCGAGCAGGGTGTCGTTGCTGAGCTTGGATGCCTCCGCAAGGGTCAGGGCCATGGCGCACCTCCTCGTGTGAACTCGGTTGCTGAACGCCAGAGTAGAACATCCGTTTTGCTCTGGTCAACGAGGAGGTGTCGCGAGAGTAATATAATGGGGCTGTTTGTAAACAGGAATTTCGCAGAGCGTGCTGTGGGGGTGTTGAAAAATGTCGCTTCCAGGATTGCCTCCACTGAAGACTGCGCAAAAAGATGCTGCGCGTTTGCTTGTCACGCAAATCGATGAAGGCAACACGCTAGTTTCCAGATTGCGTCGTCTACGGGAAAGTTACGAAGAAGCGCAATTCGAAGACGCCAAGAATGACTACAAAGAGTGGGATTCTCTTAACATCCAATTACTGAAAAAGCTGTTTGATGATAAGAACCTCATCGCGGACTACAAAGCGGAAAGGAAAGGCTCAGCGATACCCTACGTGTTCGCCAATCAATACGTGGATGAAATTTGGGGGAGCGTCAAAGGACAGGTTCGTTATTTAGGCTATATAAAGAAGTGCTTGGCCCTGATTGAGGATGTAGTAGAACAGCCCCTCGCAAAAAGTGAGAAGCAAGACAAGCCGGTAGGAAACTCGGTTTTTGTGGTACACGGCCACGACGAGGTAGTTAAACTGAAAGTAGTTAGCTTCTTGAAGAGTATAGGACTTGAGCCGACTATTCTTCATGAAAAGCCTAATCAAAGCAGAACCATCATAGAGAAGTTCGAGGACTACTCGGATGTTTCGTATGCTGTGATTTTGCTTACTCCGGATGATACCGGGGGCTCCCAAGGGAAGGCTCATCAACCTAGAGCGCGGCAAAACGTGATTTTTGAAATGGGTTTCTTTTTCGGAAAGCTCGGAAGAGGCCGAGTATGCGCGTTGCGCAAGGGCGAGACGGAAAAGCCGACAGACATGGATGGTATCCTGTATATACCATTTGATGATAATGATGGGTGGCAGATGAAATTAGCAAAAGACCTCAAGGCTGCTAAGTTGCCGATTGACCCTAGCAAACTTCTTGGCGAACTAGGTTAATCAACCTGCGCAGAACGGGCAACTCCCCCTTTATCGGGACTCTTTGCCGTGCTTGTCGTTCTCGGCTGAATTATCGTCCAATGTAATTTGCAGGCGGGGAGCCTAGCGTTTCCCGAACTGCCCTCTCCCCTTGCCCTTGCCGCGCGCGACCTCGCATAATGTCCGCGGACTACGCAGCGCGGGAGGTCGCCCATGCCAGAGCTTCTTGTTGACGGCGTCGGCATCTTGTTTTGACACTTTTCGGTGCTGAGTGTATCCTTTCTTCGCCGGAATCGTTTTTGGAGACAACGTACGGGAGGAAAGCGCGGTTCCGGAGAATGGGAGGAGACCATGTACGGCACCATTGCGCGGCTGCGCCTCCGGGTCGGCCAGGAGAAGGCCCTCGTCGCCGAAATGGCGGAGTGGAACAAGACCAGGAAGCCCAAGGTCAAAGGCGTCGTGGCCGGCTATCTGTTCAAGCCGGACGACAAGGCGGGGGAGCTGATCATGGTGGCGGTGTTCAAGGACAAGAAGTCCTATCGGGCCAACGCGGAGGACCCGCAGCAGGACAAGTGGTACCAGCGGTTTCGGAAGCTTCTGAAGGCCGATCCCAAGTGGGAGGACGGGGAGTTCATCGAGGGCTAGCCCTCCGAGCGCTTTCGTTCAGGCCGTGCAGTGAGGGCTGCCCCACCGGTGGGGCAGCCCTCCGCTCGTTGCGTGTACCCAGCAGTGTCTCAGTTTGACATGGTATTGATGGGGGCTTTATCCGTCACACCGGCGGAAGCCGGTGTCCAGAAACAGGCGAGAGGGAGACGCTCTCTGGATTCCGGCCCCGTATCGGGTACGGGGCAAGCCCTTCGCCGGAATGACAAGGACCTAACTGACACACTACCGCGCTGCCCTCCCCCTTGCCCTCGCCGCGCGCGACCTCGCATAATGTCCGCGGAATACGCAGCGTGAGGACACCTATGCCAGAGCTTCTTGTTGATGGCGTCAGCATCTACTACGAGGTCGCGGGGACCGGCGTCCCGCTCGTGATGACCCACGGCTTCGCCGGGTGCACGCGCATGTGGGACCGCCAGGTCGCCGCCTTCTCCCGCGATTATGCCTTCATCACCTACGACATCCGCGGGCACGGCAGGTCGCAGTCCCCGCACGACCCGTTGCGGTACGGCGTGGACATCGCCGTGAACGACCTCTGCCTGCTCCTGAAGCACCTGGGCGTTGACCGGGCCGTCGTCGGCGGCCACTCCCTCGGCGGCATCCTCTCCCTCTCCTTCTACAAGAGGCATCCCGACATGGTGCGGGCGCTCGTGCTGTGCGACACGGGGCCGGGCTACCGCACCGAGGAGAAGGCCCGACGCTGGAACGACGGGTGCGCTCGGCAGGGGGATATCCTGGAGACGGGCGGCATGGCGGCCTTCGCCGACAGCAAGTACGCCCCGCCGGAGTCCTATACGCCCCGCGACGTGCTTCTCACCTTCGACCCCGTCGGCTGCGCCAACGTCGTGCGCCGCGTCATGAGCAACCCGCTCGGCGTCATCGAAACGCTCGACGGCGTCGCCGTGCCCACCCTTGTCCTCTGCGGCGAGCGCGACACCGCCTTCCTGGCCGCCGCCGACTACATGCACGAGCACATCAAAGGCTCCGAGAAGGCCATCATCCCGGACGCTGGCCACGCCGCCAACGTGGACCAGCCGGAGGCGTTCAACAAGGCCGTCCTGGACTTCCTGAAACGCAGCGGAGTGGGTGCGCTGGGTCGCCCGGCCAGTCCGCCGCGACTGGGCTTCATCGGCTTCGGCGAGGTGGCCCTGCACATGGCCGCGGGGCTGCACGCGGACGGCGTGACCTCCATATGCGCGTACGCGAAGGGCGCGCGCCACAGGCCGCCCTACTCCGAGACCTTCCGCGCCGGGGCCGAGGCCGCCGGAGTGCGCCTGGTGGACACGTTGCGGGAGCTGGTGGACGACGCCGACGTCATCTTCTCCACGGTCACGGGGCAGGCGGCCCTCCCCGTCGCCCGCGAGGCCGCCGCGCTGGTGAGCGAGCGCCACCTGTTCGTGGACCTGAACAACGCGTCGCCGGAGGTCAAGCGGGAGGCCGCCGCCCTCATCGAGCGCGCGGGCGCGCGGTTCGTGGACGGCATCATCCGCGCGCCGCCGTTGTTCTCCGGGCACCGCATCCCCATTCATAT contains:
- a CDS encoding nucleotide-binding protein, which produces MLVTQIDEGNTLVSRLRRLRESYEEAQFEDAKNDYKEWDSLNIQLLKKLFDDKNLIADYKAERKGSAIPYVFANQYVDEIWGSVKGQVRYLGYIKKCLALIEDVVEQPLAKSEKQDKPVGNSVFVVHGHDEVVKLKVVSFLKSIGLEPTILHEKPNQSRTIIEKFEDYSDVSYAVILLTPDDTGGSQGKAHQPRARQNVIFEMGFFFGKLGRGRVCALRKGETEKPTDMDGILYIPFDDNDGWQMKLAKDLKAAKLPIDPSKLLGELG
- a CDS encoding alpha/beta fold hydrolase; translated protein: MPELLVDGVSIYYEVAGTGVPLVMTHGFAGCTRMWDRQVAAFSRDYAFITYDIRGHGRSQSPHDPLRYGVDIAVNDLCLLLKHLGVDRAVVGGHSLGGILSLSFYKRHPDMVRALVLCDTGPGYRTEEKARRWNDGCARQGDILETGGMAAFADSKYAPPESYTPRDVLLTFDPVGCANVVRRVMSNPLGVIETLDGVAVPTLVLCGERDTAFLAAADYMHEHIKGSEKAIIPDAGHAANVDQPEAFNKAVLDFLKRSGVGALGRPASPPRLGFIGFGEVALHMAAGLHADGVTSICAYAKGARHRPPYSETFRAGAEAAGVRLVDTLRELVDDADVIFSTVTGQAALPVAREAAALVSERHLFVDLNNASPEVKREAAALIERAGARFVDGIIRAPPLFSGHRIPIHIAGGATAELVRLLSPYGMQFEVISSRAGDAAMIKALVEVVSKGAQALYLEANLAARKAGVDLSKYLSIPPSPGNEGVDFAVPDWLLCHGAIHAERKAGEMRHVAATLRKLGVEPVMAEAAASRLERIAASGAREKFGARLPEGGLTELLDVLAQAGAS
- a CDS encoding recombinase family protein; the protein is MLLHAPAPAHTTTAGSLVRAATYCRVSTDRQAQEGVSLDVQRDACREFAQAQGWPLAQEYVDDESSYAPRASYQQMIRDALEGGFGKVVVYDFSRFGRDIAQSTPDIARLEKLGVQVVAVSSPHAGRLERNIYFTLADYYSYELSRKVKPSHIKRVQDGLWVSRPPVGYNLEPVGPVGRNGKAPKRLVPDPEMAPQVERLFRLFAAGGYSLNALAREADAMGLRSHTGHPLARSAIASLLRNPAYIGQVVYNRRSLSKFEKRGKRPPTEWVTAPGQHKPLVEREVFETVGELLARHRRAYGCFTGGRPLLTGVLFCGACGSKMLGRVKGRPRKGEGQARYYYTAYQCYRYQLYRDCANGGYYGGKTLEDWARGQLRRLPITEADRRAAMTEVHRIINGQAGDTDAQRKALEQERDAHLAELKALSWRLVRDEIPASVYAEMRKEKEAAVQDIERRIAELSRAESLDDQASEALAFLANVNWDDFDAQAWKEALAVLVERVVVEGRGSYRIEWRPGVAELLGDPNPSA